From the Salmo trutta chromosome 30, fSalTru1.1, whole genome shotgun sequence genome, one window contains:
- the LOC115168805 gene encoding transcription factor HES-2-like → MTVRFLSDIPAAQKKSTPDSFKEGYKACLQRVTALIPKINLDKDSCQRVNDFIQQSMSASVAPACQNCCAQSSRAFPQIQQRLLSLKANVGSRIENHSNSLPNRPQPVPQAVNANMWRPW, encoded by the coding sequence ATGACCGTAAGATTCCTCAGTGATATTCCTGCTGCTCAGAAAAAAAGTACACCAGACAGCTTCAAAGAAGGGTACAAAGCCTGCCTGCAGCGCGTCACCGCGCTGATCCCCAAAATAAACTTGGACAAAGACTCGTGCCAGCGGGTGAACGACTTCATCCAACAGTCCATGTCTGCTTCCGTCGCCCCAGCCTGTCAGAACTGTTGCGCCCAGAGCTCCAGGGCTTTCCCCCAGATTCAGCAGAGACTCCTGAGCCTCAAAGCCAACGTTGGCTCCAGAATCGAGAACCACTCGAACTCGCTTCCCAACCGGCCCCAGCCAGTGCCACAAGCTGTCAATGCGAACATGTGGAGACCCTGGTAG